A single genomic interval of Nonomuraea rubra harbors:
- a CDS encoding ISAzo13 family transposase, translating to MGIPDEVRDQLSLRFRVLFPHLNERQRRLVMGQEARLLGHGGVRAVAAVARVSETTVRAGVFELEAGEDPLPDGRVRRRGGGRKTAEAQDPDLVLALLALVEPDERGDPASPLRWTTRSLRDLAQELTRQGRPVSAPTVGRLLKDQGFSLQANAKTLEGKQHPDRDAQFRYINEQVKAHQADGEPVISVDTKKKEYLGDLPNPGRQWRPKGDPVRVEDHSFFFTGPHVPHAIPYGIYDMARNTGWVNVGIDHDTSAFAVESIRRWWRGRGSLDYPNANRLLITADCGGSNSYRFRLWKAELAGFAAETGLTVTVCHFPPSTSKWNKIEHRLFSHITMNWRGRPLTSHEVVVNSIAATRTHTGLTVTAELDTNAYPLGVSVSAERMSMLPIVPHTERGAWNYTISPADGHPPLSPCDDQARIRSESLHALADPRLTGMSRQELNELAACLAPGQAALAEQRNFEIRGGPRRQAKANHGRPLLTDADKTLIAIVYLRQICSQRVLSEMLEISQPPIGQAITETGKLLAARKLTIKPTVLRFTSAGALRDFLDSNTVPARPNRLALLADPALTGMSRPELAALTERLSLRQAAEAEQRKHRQRGGDRQASARGGIFQEKITDAERVLAVILGMRKVCTWQVVAELFQVSRRTIGNAQIWVRPLLEETDYTVTRAATRYSSADALLNALTPHDDNPAVTESTP from the coding sequence ATGGGCATACCGGACGAAGTCCGCGATCAGCTTTCCTTGCGGTTCAGGGTGCTGTTTCCGCATTTGAACGAGCGGCAGCGGCGTCTGGTGATGGGCCAGGAGGCTCGGCTGCTCGGACATGGTGGGGTGCGGGCGGTGGCGGCAGTGGCCAGAGTGTCCGAAACGACGGTCCGTGCCGGCGTGTTCGAGCTGGAGGCCGGTGAGGATCCGCTGCCGGATGGCCGTGTCCGTCGTCGTGGTGGCGGTCGCAAGACGGCTGAAGCTCAGGACCCGGATCTGGTGCTGGCACTGCTGGCGCTGGTGGAGCCGGATGAGCGCGGGGATCCGGCCTCGCCGCTGCGCTGGACTACCAGGTCGCTGCGTGATCTGGCCCAGGAACTGACCCGGCAGGGCCGTCCGGTCTCGGCTCCGACGGTGGGCCGGCTGTTGAAGGACCAAGGCTTCAGTTTGCAGGCCAATGCCAAGACGCTGGAAGGCAAGCAGCATCCGGACCGGGACGCGCAATTTCGTTACATCAACGAGCAGGTCAAGGCTCATCAGGCGGACGGTGAGCCGGTGATCAGCGTGGACACGAAGAAGAAGGAGTATCTGGGCGATCTGCCGAACCCCGGCCGACAATGGAGGCCCAAGGGCGACCCGGTCCGGGTTGAGGACCACAGCTTCTTCTTCACCGGTCCGCACGTGCCGCACGCGATCCCGTACGGAATCTACGACATGGCCCGCAACACGGGCTGGGTGAACGTCGGGATCGACCACGACACCTCGGCGTTCGCGGTGGAATCGATCCGGCGCTGGTGGCGCGGCCGCGGCAGCCTGGACTACCCGAACGCGAACCGGCTGCTCATCACGGCGGACTGCGGAGGCTCCAACAGCTATCGCTTCCGGTTATGGAAGGCCGAGCTGGCTGGCTTCGCCGCCGAGACCGGGCTGACGGTGACCGTCTGCCACTTCCCGCCGAGCACCAGCAAGTGGAACAAGATAGAGCACCGGCTGTTCTCGCACATCACCATGAACTGGCGCGGCAGGCCGCTGACCAGCCACGAGGTCGTGGTCAACAGCATCGCCGCGACCCGCACCCACACCGGGCTGACCGTCACGGCCGAACTGGACACCAACGCCTACCCGCTGGGCGTGTCGGTGTCGGCCGAGCGGATGAGCATGCTGCCCATCGTCCCGCATACCGAGCGCGGCGCCTGGAACTACACAATCAGCCCGGCAGACGGCCACCCGCCCCTGTCCCCATGCGATGACCAGGCGCGCATCCGGTCCGAAAGCCTGCATGCTCTGGCCGATCCCCGGCTGACTGGGATGAGCCGCCAGGAGCTGAACGAGCTGGCCGCATGCCTGGCTCCGGGTCAGGCGGCCCTGGCCGAGCAGCGCAACTTCGAAATCCGTGGTGGCCCACGCCGGCAGGCCAAGGCTAACCACGGACGCCCCCTGCTCACCGACGCCGACAAGACCCTGATCGCCATTGTCTATCTCCGCCAGATCTGCTCCCAGCGCGTCCTGTCGGAGATGCTCGAGATCAGCCAGCCGCCGATCGGTCAGGCGATCACCGAGACCGGCAAGCTCCTGGCCGCCCGCAAACTCACGATCAAGCCCACCGTGCTGCGCTTCACCAGCGCCGGTGCGCTGCGCGACTTCCTGGACAGCAACACCGTCCCGGCACGGCCGAACCGGCTGGCGCTGCTCGCCGATCCGGCACTGACCGGGATGAGCCGCCCGGAACTGGCCGCGCTGACCGAGCGCCTGTCGCTGCGGCAGGCCGCCGAGGCCGAGCAGCGCAAGCATCGCCAGCGCGGCGGTGACCGGCAGGCCAGCGCTCGTGGAGGCATCTTCCAGGAGAAGATCACCGACGCCGAGCGCGTCCTGGCGGTCATCCTTGGCATGCGCAAGGTCTGCACCTGGCAAGTCGTGGCCGAGCTGTTTCAGGTGAGCCGGCGAACCATCGGAAACGCGCAGATCTGGGTCCGCCCGCTGCTGGAGGAGACCGACTACACCGTCACCCGAGCCGCAACCCGCTACTCCAGCGCCGACGCGCTCCTGAACGCCCTCACACCACACGACGACAACCCAGCAGTCACAGAATCGACACCTTGA